Genomic segment of Aliiroseovarius sp. M344:
AAATACCAGTTGGCAAGCTCTGACGACTTGGTCGCGCATGCAGCGCCTGTCTCGTCGGCAGCCTTCTGAACGTTGGCTTGCATGTCCGCGTTAAGCCCTTCCCAGACGCCTTTGTTGACCATCACGTAGTTGCGCGGCAGCCATGCGTTCACTTTGTAATAGTGCGTGAGGGTTTCCCATACTTTGCGGTCATAGCCTGTCGATCCTGACGAGATGAACGATTCTGCGACGCCCGTGGCCAATGCTTGACTAAGCTCCGCGGCCTCGACTTGAACGGGGATCATTCCAAGTTCTTCAGCAAAGGTCGCCGTTGCGGTGTTGTAAGAGCGGAACTTTACCCCTTGAGTGTCTTTCGACGAGTTGACTTCTTTCTTGAAATAGAAGCCTTGCCCCGGCCATGGGCATGTGTAGAGCACGACAAGGTTCTGATCTGATAGCTGCGCATTTACCTTGTCTTTGGCCGCCGCCCAGAGCTTGTCATTCTGTTCATAGGTTGTGGCGATAAATGGCAGGTTGTCCCAACCTAAAAGAGGGGCTTCGTTGGCGTGGGCTGACATGAAGCGCTCGCCAATTGGCGCCTGACCAGTTTGGACCGCGCGTTTGATTTCGCCGCCTTTGAACAGCGAGCCACCGGGGTGAACCGTGATATCAATCTCGCCGTCGGTATATTCGCGCACCTTATCTGCAAATACGAC
This window contains:
- a CDS encoding TRAP transporter substrate-binding protein, producing MTVALSMAGTAAMAEQWDMPMAYAATNFHSEMGVVFADKVREYTDGEIDITVHPGGSLFKGGEIKRAVQTGQAPIGERFMSAHANEAPLLGWDNLPFIATTYEQNDKLWAAAKDKVNAQLSDQNLVVLYTCPWPGQGFYFKKEVNSSKDTQGVKFRSYNTATATFAEELGMIPVQVEAAELSQALATGVAESFISSGSTGYDRKVWETLTHYYKVNAWLPRNYVMVNKGVWEGLNADMQANVQKAADETGAACATKSSELANWYFEQLEANGMKVDDAGAEFLAELEAIGAKMTADWLAEVGEDGQAILDAYNAN